cAGAATGTGCCACAAAAAGCAGTAGTCATAATCGCGTTTCAGTTTAGTTTcaaatcttttataaaagaTCATTCTAAaccaaaacattacaatttataGATTATATTTTGTCTTTTCATATCCAAGCTTTAAACTAAGCTATCAAGACACAATTATTACCTATTAACTAATACAATAAACTCACGACCCTTGCATTCTAAAACTCACAAGACTCCTAACCAAGTTAACTACCCATAACCCATACCatttaattttaggaaaaagtctctttaacaactctttttttacaactttttgacaacacatacgtggtagtttatgattggtccgtttcaaatatttttttaaacataaatttaaacagaccaataaaatgatgacatgtgtcctgttgtcaaaaaattgttaaaaaagagttgtcaaaatatcattgtccttaatTTTATTCCACTCAAGTTacctaaaaacaaaatcaatcatgaGCACAAGTGCTCAATTATACGAGCATCTAACTCGTTTGTAATACATAACAAGTTCACAAGTATAACTTTAATACCACATATTAACCCCCTGGTGTATGCGAGATATCTGGTAAATCAGATTTCTCCCTCACAAACGAATGAATGTCAGTTGAGGGATTGTATTGCTGAATTACCATAACTGACGTAAGAGTGGAAAAATCTGAAGAAGCAACAAAGCTTCCAACAGGACCAAGCTCTGGACAATCACTTATGCTACCCAAAGCTGCCACCGATGGCATTCTACCAACCAATATTAGGTTGCATCTATTCATTTCCTTCAATGTTGTCTCAATATCTCCTTTGCTTTCCACTAGCTTTTCCTCATACTTCATTGTCtcttggttgttgttgttgcatgCACTTAAAAACTCATTCCACAATTGATCATCCTGTTTCTTATCATCATAATCGTTATCGTCAATCACATGCATTGTTTTCCTATCTTTGTTTGATGACTCCCCAACCAATTCAACATCAAAGGCCAATGATCTCCCTGGTGGAGTTACAAACTTATAAACATTTAGAAAAATTCCCGGGTGCTTAGCCATTCTCATTCCATAACAAAGTGCTTCACGATCATCATGCCCTCCAAAGAAGGGTACCACTATCTCATAAGACACATCACTGGCTTGAACTTGGCTTGTCCCTCCAAGTCCTCGGTCAACAAAAATTCCCACCGTGCAAGGAGCATGACATAGCACAAGTTGATTCATCTCTTGGAATGAATGTCCCAGTGACTCCATCGATCCATCCACACGCTGGTGTTTGTGGAATGGAAGGATGATCATGGCTGCACGCTTTCTGTGAGCAGTAGTACAAATATCCTCATGGATGCTATTGAAACCAGAAATGACTGTCATGGGGCGGACACTAACACTGCTCAGTTTCTCATAATCCTGAAAAGCTATGATCATTTGATCTTTGCCATTCTGCTTTTTGTTCCAAAAGGGCATTCCATTCTTGCGTGCCATATGAACCATTGTGATTGTCGAAGATCGCTCCGAGAGCTCCATCAAATGCATTGTGTATACATAAAGCTTTCCTTTCCTTCCGGTTCCACGGGAACACTCTATTAGATTGATTAGCGAGGGAATGTTGTGGGTGTTGTGGAAGCAAGCTAGCATTCGAAGCTCAGTGTCGGGATCTCGttgaattgttttgtgcttGTAAGGTGCTCCTCTGCGAGCTGGTTTATATACACCCATCACTATtggggtggtgatgaaggtGGTGAACAATGCCATGACAACACAAATGGCAAATGCTTGGTCATTCAGCACCTGCATTGTATAAGAATGATtcgtaaaaaatataagaacaaatGACAAATTCTTTTATAAGAAAGAACGATTAAAAGACTTGTAATAAGAAATAGGGTACCTTCCACATAGATATTTGACAATcaactttgattttaaatactaagataaattattattgtttagaataaaaataacaatatatttctGACATAAATACCTTAAGGTCCCTCCCAATGTTGAGAACAATGAGTTCTACCAAGCCCTTTGTGTTCATGAGAAATCCAAGAGCCAGGGCTTCTCTGAAAGGCACCTTATACAGTAATGAAACAACAGTAGTGCCAATAATCTTCCCAAAGCAAGCGTTGAATATAACAAGCATTAGCATTGCCCAAGAAAGACCTCCCTTAATTGTTGCTACATTAGTCTTCAAGCCACTTGACACAAAATATAGTGGCATGAAAAGGCCAGAAACCAAGTCTTCTATCCTTTCAGTCAACACCCCAGCAAAGGAACCTTCTTTGGGCATAACAGTACCGACCACAAAAGCCCCAAAGAGTGAATGAATTCCAATAGTATCAGTGACAAAACTACAAGCCAAAACCAGAGTCAATGTGATGCATATGTAGACCTCCTTCACTGGCTCACCCTCCAGGGAACGGTTAGCCATAGCCACAAGCAACGGCCTAATGGCAAAGACAACAAAGATGACAAAAGCANCACCACAGAGCAATACCCAAAGAGGAACAAAGGGGGATGCATGAGAACCAGAAAGGGCTATGGCAAGAGCAAGAAGAATCCAAGCTGCAACATCATTGACAGCAGCAGCAGACATTGCAATGCGACCAACATCAGTGGTTAGGAGTTTAAGCTCNGCCAGGATNCTCGCAAGGACAGGGAAGGCGGTGATCGAGAGAGCAACACCCATAAAGACTAGAAAAGGAAATAGCTCAGCATCTTTGGATACAGTGGCTCGAAGAGCAATGGAAGTGCCAATCCCAAGAACAAAAGGCACAGTGATCCCACAGAGGGCAATGCCTAAGGCCTTGTGACCAGTACGTCGAATTGCACGCATGTCAAGCTCATGTCCCAcgagaaacaaaaagaacaaaagtcCTATGTTGGCCAGTGTTTCAAGAACTGTGATGCTTTTCTCTGGGAAAACCACATTCAGAAACTTGTCATTTCGCCCAATTGCCGATGGCCCAAGTAGTATTCCTCCCTACAATTTTTACAACAACGTTGCTATTTGAGTTGCTGTACTCAACATTTTTccaattcttaaaaataatccTTTCTTTATCAATTACAAGTTTCttctatgaaaaatatttatgaaaactcaacttaacaaaatttcttacaaaagtttagaaacaaaaaatatatttaatattttccttaaATATTTAAGCATAATCTCTTAcctatatttaatattgtttaatatagGCGGAGCAGATTATTGGCATGTCCATTACATTACATGATTAACGAAGTACATTATGAGTGCATGGGGAAGGGAAGTTGAATTTTGTAACTGGGAACAGAAAAACTTACAATGATCTCAGCAATGACTCTGGGTTGTCTGAGGGGTCTGAAGAGGAATGCAAGAAATCTAGTAAAAGAAACGACCAAACATATTTGGAGGATTAACAGAGGAAGCGCATAATCCAGAGGATTTTGATGTTGGAATCCTCCGTTGGACTCTGCCCTCATGGGTGCAGGGCATGATATGTTATTACCAGTGCCCATCGTGCTTTTCTCTCAAACTATACCACCACCAACAATCCTTAAACTATGTCGGTTTTCACAACAACAACTACTTGTGTTGTGCTATGTTGTTTGTCAATCTTCGATCATCTTGGAGCTGGGATATGTTGTGCTCCGTAGTATATATAATGCGTTTAAGCACTCTGTGACTCTATGAAACCAAGCACAACTAAATAAATAACgaatttatatgttaaatgcTATACTTTACGTGTCTCTTTCTTATTAGTTAGCCACAAAAGCTTGCTTTCTTTAGCTcataaaaatcaataacaaattttcaaattaacttgaaataaataattactataCTTTATCACAGTGATTATATTATAATCATGGTTTAATACGCGAATGgatgataattataaatttggaAGAAGCTTAAACTATATATGTGGGTAAAGCATTtgtaatatgtattttaataattttgaaaatattaattatatactaaACACGTCTCTTTGTTTGGCAATGGAATAATTTTATCGTAAGATCTGTCTGACTGCCACTTTTGTCCTTCCTCCTATACAAATCAGAAAAAATTCTCTTAAATTACCCATACATTATCAGTTCATCAAACATCTTTTACACATAAAAgataacgaaaaaaaaaagtgtaataaaatatgagaacGAAGAAAAAGAACACAACAATTTAAAAGATTGTATTACATCTATTAATCATAATTAGTATAATATGTATCccatattatatattacattatacaCAACCAAtgtaataaatgtttaatatctCTTCTAAAAATTTCACAGTTATTACAACAGTTTCCTTTCTACTAACTAAGGTAATATGTTTAACGTAAAAAGTGTGACATTagtgtttatttatatgtaaaatgtCGGAACCTATAGAATAACATAATATGCTAAGGTATATGAATAGTATAGGTTAATTGGTTTAAGCATACGACTTTATGTATAAGCTGAATATATTCTTCtatataaagaataatatcATTATGAGTGTGTATGtacacataaaaattaaattcttttaaaagtaaaatgccTATACAATGTTTCTACATTAAAATCTCAAGCTCATTctttctaataatattatatcattataaaatttttgttttgtcttcgTCAAGGGTTGAGAATGAGAAATCTATAgataaattatacaattttggtttttttattcaataaatttttttcttaattctttttaaaataaaaattaatttatttttagaacaaaatATATCCTTAAAAATGTAACAGATGGAGCATCCAAATTGTTAGAAGATATTTACGTAAGGGTTTATCtaccattattattaataatgcacaatttaaaaattttctcttaatttcatGGAAGGAAAGCTTCCCTAAGgcataaataaacttttatagaaacctttctttatttttttcttatattcggCCTAaccttttttactttatttttctatattacttttatagaaaataatattcatcatctcttatttttaaGCTATgtctttaatattttctttctcgTGCTTTACACAAAGtgatttttaagtttgttttatggaaaatattttggaCTATGTTTTTACTAATACATACCAACATATTTCACACTCTCGGTATTTTTCATCttaggcttttttttttttcacaggGACCGAACAAatccaataaataaatacacaatATTTTTCTACTAAACTAATCttgtttgaattgttttcttaaaaaaaaaaaaatctttaaccTTACTTCTCTAACTAGTCAGTAATTAATAAGAAAGATATTCTCAAGATATTGCATTTGGCATCTATAAATAAGGTTTTtgattccaaaataaaataaaaaaaagtagatgAGAATAATATCCTCGAAAATAGTGaactagttttctttttatggaaattaattatattattgtaaatacAATTAGTTCTTAATTTAGTGGAAAATTCAcgaaaagacaaaaaagaaaaacacctaAAAAGCATCTCATTAAAAATTCTTTCTAATTATTATAGTCATAGTATCTATCATATTCATACTTCTTTTCgtctttctctttattttcagAAACTGCCTACAGTTTAGTATTCGcatattattttccaaaattttctcgtaaattataaataattttttaaatggattttaccgcatttattctaattttaataaatccatcattattagtatattttaattaaatctataagttataaattgattatttattttaccagaaattttatctttcaaaattttcgATCTTTTTAGCCAGCATATTATAACTTTGATAAGATGTAATGagataaggttttttttttttttcctaaagagttttttttttattctcttgttATGTTTGTTGAGAAGAGATGTTGTTAATATAAATAGTGAAGTGTCCGTGATGCATAAAATTCTATAATATGTAAGATTATAGactaaattttaatgttaaaaaacaatgtgattgatattaaaatatggGTTTAAGCAtaactcaaccccataaaatcaatttttaaagtaaGGTTTAcacctcatttatatattataaattggtcttatttttagtcgatgTAGAACTTCCGACAATTGCTTCCGAAAAAGTATTAAGTTCGATACATTTTgattagttatattaatatattaacatattaaaatttattaatatatttctacTTTGCGTAcgtttgtttttcagttggtatgttttaacaatgtgtaccagattttagtagacaaaaatatcctaatatattgtagattttaagtttaaaggttaaggatattttaataattttcattctccaaattaaataaaggaaacCCCTAAATCCTTGCTcatctttttcatctctctcaatCCAACATTTTATCTATCATCTCTACGCTagtcccaactaaaaaaacattcgctgttaaacaatttgtttttgtaaagagttgagtcattgacatattcgcctgcaagaaaaggttcattcaagatctcttcaatttcatcttcttcgctaacctctctaatttcatcatctgtggatattgaatcatcatctctaacAAAACTTTCAGGACAATTACCAATTcctatgtcattatgcttgtgaaaattagataaaacaaaaattataaaacgaaaactcattataaaatcatttttttgtaagaaattgtttaatagcaagtgtttctgattttttttccgaacaattaccaattccttcggatatcattatgcttgtgaaaattagataagacaaattatgaaatgaaaacacattataaaatcaattttttgtaagaaattttttaaccgtgagtgtttctaattttttcagTCGGGGctaatgacagagaaaatgttggagtgaaagagatgaaagagaaaagattgagagGAACAAGAGAAGTGAGCAAgagtttgaagtttttttagttttgaaaatgaaaattattaaaatatccttattattaaaacttaaaatccatcATATATTAGGATATTTTTATCTACTAAAACCCGGTAGACATTGTCAAAATGtaccaattgaaaaacaaacatatgaaagtcaacaaaccccatatatatatatatatatatatatatatatNNNNNNNNNNNNNNNNNNNNNNNNNNNNNNNNNNNNNNNNNNNNNNNNNNNNNNNNNNNNNNNNNNNNNNNNNNNNNNNNNNNNNNNNNNNNNNNNNNNNNNNNNNNNNNNNNNNNNNNNNNNNNNNNNNNNNNNNNNNNNNNNNNNNNNNNNNNNNNNNNNNNNNNNNNNNNNNNNNNNNNNNNNNNNNNNNNNNNNNNNNNNNNNNNNNNNNNNNNNNNNNNNNNNNNNNNNNNNNNNNNNNNNNNNNNNNNNNNNNNNNNNNNNNNNNNNNNNNNNNNNNNNNNNNNNNNNNNNNNNataataaagaaagaaagagaaaaacaagttTCCTTCGAAATTCACGAACATGCACACCAAAAGCAATGACTATATATGTTGTTCCTGTTGAAGTGACTATACATGTTTAATGTTAGCTTGAAATCCTGTTAATATATATATGGGTGGGTTAGCTAAGATACGAAAAGTG
This genomic stretch from Vigna radiata var. radiata cultivar VC1973A chromosome 7, Vradiata_ver6, whole genome shotgun sequence harbors:
- the LOC106767664 gene encoding cation/H(+) antiporter 19 is translated as MGTGNNISCPAPMRAESNGGFQHQNPLDYALPLLILQICLVVSFTRFLAFLFRPLRQPRVIAEIIGGILLGPSAIGRNDKFLNVVFPEKSITVLETLANIGLLFFLFLVGHELDMRAIRRTGHKALGIALCGITVPFVLGIGTSIALRATVSKDAELFPFLVFMGVALSITAFPVLAXILAELKLLTTDVGRIAMSAAAVNDVAAWILLALAIALSGSHASPFVPLWVLLCGXAFVIFVVFAIRPLLVAMANRSLEGEPVKEVYICITLTLVLACSFVTDTIGIHSLFGAFVVGTVMPKEGSFAGVLTERIEDLVSGLFMPLYFVSSGLKTNVATIKGGLSWAMLMLVIFNACFGKIIGTTVVSLLYKVPFREALALGFLMNTKGLVELIVLNIGRDLKVLNDQAFAICVVMALFTTFITTPIVMGVYKPARRGAPYKHKTIQRDPDTELRMLACFHNTHNIPSLINLIECSRGTGRKGKLYVYTMHLMELSERSSTITMVHMARKNGMPFWNKKQNGKDQMIIAFQDYEKLSSVSVRPMTVISGFNSIHEDICTTAHRKRAAMIILPFHKHQRVDGSMESLGHSFQEMNQLVLCHAPCTVGIFVDRGLGGTSQVQASDVSYEIVVPFFGGHDDREALCYGMRMAKHPGIFLNVYKFVTPPGRSLAFDVELVGESSNKDRKTMHVIDDNDYDDKKQDDQLWNEFLSACNNNNQETMKYEEKLVESKGDIETTLKEMNRCNLILVGRMPSVAALGSISDCPELGPVGSFVASSDFSTLTSVMVIQQYNPSTDIHSFVREKSDLPDISHTPGG